The proteins below are encoded in one region of Bremerella sp. P1:
- a CDS encoding DUF7133 domain-containing protein — MFRYTTTLLITLFSAVAASAQENEQEKYYQITPLPIPEGVVLEVGAMEMMPDGKLAVATRRGEIYMVSNPKASSPETDTSFKRYAHGLHEVLGLAYRDGWLYVTQRCDVSRIRDTDGDGEADEFEVVSDGWGVSGDYHEYAFGSRFDKEGNIWVTLCLTGSFSSQVPFRGWCLRVNEDGTTTPTVSGVRSPGGIGMNAAGDVFYTDNQGPWNGTSGLKHLVPGHFVGHPGGNDWYKLAPNMGKRPPDPESNSRFHIEAKKIPEYMPAAVLFPYNKMGKSASGVDYDRSEGKFGPFAGQMLVGDQSFSTVMRVVLEEVNGRYQGACIPFLEGIGSGTLPLWMTEDGNLFVGGTNRGWGSRGNKPFSLERINWTGVTPFDLLDVKATPDGFTIHFTKPIDPESAKKADAINVDTYTYIYQSSYGSPEVDHAKPAIKKVEVAPDNLSVTITLDELNEGHIHEIHFPGIREKNGEPLWHDVLYYTLNQIPGG, encoded by the coding sequence ATGTTTCGATATACCACCACGCTTTTAATCACGCTCTTCTCAGCCGTTGCGGCGAGTGCTCAGGAGAACGAGCAAGAGAAGTATTACCAGATTACGCCGTTGCCCATCCCCGAAGGCGTTGTGTTGGAAGTCGGCGCGATGGAGATGATGCCCGATGGCAAACTGGCCGTTGCCACGCGCCGTGGCGAAATCTACATGGTCTCGAATCCTAAGGCGAGTTCGCCGGAAACAGACACGAGCTTCAAGCGATATGCACATGGGCTGCACGAAGTGCTCGGGCTCGCTTACCGCGACGGCTGGCTTTACGTCACGCAGCGGTGCGATGTATCACGTATTCGAGACACCGACGGCGATGGGGAAGCGGACGAGTTTGAAGTTGTATCCGATGGTTGGGGTGTCTCCGGCGACTACCACGAATACGCATTCGGTTCGCGGTTTGATAAGGAAGGGAATATTTGGGTAACGCTTTGCCTGACCGGTTCGTTTTCGAGCCAGGTTCCCTTCCGCGGATGGTGCTTGCGAGTGAACGAAGACGGAACGACGACGCCCACGGTCAGTGGTGTTCGTAGCCCTGGCGGAATCGGCATGAACGCTGCCGGCGATGTCTTCTACACCGACAACCAGGGCCCCTGGAATGGTACGAGCGGATTGAAGCATCTGGTTCCTGGCCACTTCGTCGGTCATCCAGGCGGCAACGATTGGTACAAGTTGGCGCCTAACATGGGCAAGCGTCCGCCAGATCCAGAAAGCAACAGCCGCTTCCATATCGAAGCCAAGAAGATCCCTGAGTACATGCCGGCAGCCGTGCTGTTTCCCTACAACAAGATGGGTAAATCGGCCAGTGGCGTCGACTATGATCGATCCGAAGGCAAGTTCGGACCTTTCGCTGGACAAATGCTCGTAGGCGATCAATCCTTCAGCACGGTCATGCGTGTGGTCCTCGAGGAAGTGAATGGCCGATACCAGGGGGCCTGCATTCCTTTCCTGGAAGGTATTGGTTCCGGTACGTTGCCCCTTTGGATGACCGAAGACGGGAATCTGTTTGTTGGCGGAACGAACCGAGGCTGGGGCTCGCGGGGTAACAAGCCCTTCTCATTGGAACGTATCAACTGGACTGGCGTGACGCCGTTTGACCTTCTCGATGTGAAAGCCACTCCGGATGGTTTTACCATCCATTTCACAAAGCCGATCGATCCTGAATCGGCGAAGAAAGCCGACGCGATTAATGTCGATACCTACACCTATATATATCAGTCGAGCTATGGCAGCCCCGAAGTGGATCATGCCAAGCCAGCGATCAAGAAGGTGGAAGTGGCACCGGACAACTTGTCCGTAACGATCACGCTCGACGAGTTGAACGAAGGGCATATTCACGAGATCCATTTCCCAGGCATTCGTGAGAAAAATGGCGAACCACTGTGGCACGACGTGCTTTATTACACGCTAAATCAGATACCTGGCGGCTAA
- a CDS encoding YkgJ family cysteine cluster protein: protein MPSNAPSPSTTAIFREASQEARNLVNQLVAQCGESLDWVDDLRQLQLGYLDKSSQKGERECQAGCSGCCLSAQVDVTGIEAIAVSDYLRTCVDRPTLSQIQSRLERSTQRRIDQMRGTARQLPLACSMLGNDGRCTVYPVRPIICSGVFSTDRDACLDAEQTAKVGDFSSTIPLDNDAIQATGGISGTLQRILVEHGLDGNLYEFNSAVLAAITEKNSLNRFLAGEDLFRDAICTDPHSPPRKQAVGRPHFLKSRAAKRA from the coding sequence ATGCCTTCGAACGCCCCATCACCTTCGACTACCGCCATCTTTCGCGAAGCTTCTCAGGAAGCGCGAAACTTGGTGAACCAGCTCGTTGCTCAATGCGGCGAAAGCCTGGATTGGGTGGATGACTTACGTCAACTGCAGCTTGGGTATCTCGACAAAAGTTCCCAGAAAGGGGAGAGAGAATGTCAGGCAGGTTGCTCGGGGTGCTGCTTGTCGGCTCAAGTCGACGTCACAGGTATTGAGGCGATCGCTGTCAGCGACTACTTGCGCACATGTGTCGATCGGCCAACCCTCAGCCAAATCCAATCTCGCTTGGAACGTAGCACGCAGCGTCGAATTGATCAGATGCGGGGGACCGCCCGGCAACTGCCGCTGGCCTGTTCGATGCTGGGAAATGACGGTCGCTGTACGGTTTATCCCGTTCGGCCAATTATTTGTTCTGGTGTCTTTTCCACCGACCGCGACGCCTGTCTCGATGCCGAACAGACGGCCAAAGTGGGAGATTTTTCCAGCACCATCCCTTTGGACAATGACGCAATCCAGGCCACAGGTGGGATTTCGGGGACGCTACAGCGAATCCTCGTCGAACACGGTTTGGACGGCAATTTGTACGAATTCAACTCAGCCGTCCTCGCTGCCATTACAGAAAAAAACAGTCTGAATCGATTCCTGGCCGGTGAAGATCTGTTTCGAGACGCAATCTGCACCGACCCGCACTCTCCCCCCAGAAAACAGGCCGTTGGTCGACCTCACTTTCTTAAGTCGCGAGCTGCCAAACGAGCATGA
- a CDS encoding CinA family nicotinamide mononucleotide deamidase-related protein yields the protein MIAEIVAIGDELTSGQRLDTNTQWLSQQLEALGIEVLFHTTVGDDLEANIQVIKNALARANLVISTGGLGPTDDDLTRQALANATSTKLELDNQSLEHIQRRFSMRGREMPPKNQIQAMFPAGSRIIHNPNGTAPGIDLDYSVGLHHSRFIALPGVPAEMKEMWAETVVPSLSGKGAAKKIIRHHVVKCFGVGESHMEALLPDLIKRGREPRVGITVHQATISLRITASGQTSQQCEEAIADTVKQVHEAVGELVFGEGEQELQDVVIRDLLARGETLATVESSTSGLLAFWLGAVDTDRKAYLGGTIEMPVELVSKESVEKAAVQARSVGNATYGLALGTLVKADSADQYYVALATKDGVESISSGLAGHPEIWGPRMAKQGLDLLRKKLVG from the coding sequence ATGATCGCAGAGATAGTGGCTATCGGAGATGAATTAACCAGTGGTCAGCGTTTAGATACCAATACCCAGTGGCTCAGTCAGCAACTGGAGGCACTCGGAATTGAAGTCCTGTTTCACACGACGGTTGGAGATGATCTAGAGGCCAACATTCAGGTCATTAAGAACGCCTTGGCCCGGGCAAACCTGGTGATCTCGACTGGAGGCTTGGGGCCCACTGATGATGACCTGACCCGTCAGGCACTCGCCAATGCGACCAGTACCAAGCTGGAACTCGATAACCAGAGCCTGGAACATATTCAGCGGCGGTTCAGCATGCGAGGACGTGAGATGCCGCCAAAAAACCAGATTCAGGCCATGTTCCCAGCAGGCAGTCGAATCATCCACAATCCTAACGGAACAGCACCCGGGATTGATCTCGATTACAGCGTAGGGCTGCATCATTCTCGCTTTATCGCGTTGCCGGGCGTGCCAGCCGAGATGAAGGAAATGTGGGCCGAAACCGTGGTCCCGTCGCTTTCCGGCAAGGGAGCCGCTAAGAAAATCATCCGACACCATGTCGTGAAATGCTTTGGCGTTGGCGAAAGCCACATGGAAGCCTTGCTACCCGACCTGATCAAGCGAGGAAGAGAGCCACGCGTCGGCATCACTGTGCATCAGGCCACGATTTCGCTGCGAATTACGGCCTCGGGGCAAACGTCCCAGCAATGTGAAGAGGCGATCGCGGACACGGTTAAGCAGGTCCATGAGGCTGTTGGCGAGCTGGTATTTGGTGAAGGGGAGCAAGAGCTACAGGACGTCGTGATTCGCGACTTGTTAGCTCGCGGCGAGACACTGGCAACCGTCGAATCCTCGACGTCTGGGCTCTTGGCGTTCTGGCTTGGGGCCGTCGACACCGATCGCAAGGCTTATCTTGGTGGCACAATCGAGATGCCGGTTGAATTGGTCAGCAAAGAGAGCGTCGAGAAAGCGGCGGTTCAAGCACGCAGTGTCGGCAATGCCACCTATGGCTTGGCATTGGGAACGCTGGTCAAAGCCGACTCGGCCGACCAGTACTATGTTGCCTTGGCCACGAAAGATGGCGTCGAGTCGATCAGCAGCGGCCTGGCGGGGCATCCAGAAATCTGGGGGCCGCGGATGGCCAAGCAAGGCCTGGATCTGCTGCGAAAGAAGTTAGTCGGCTAG
- a CDS encoding c-type cytochrome yields MMSLFRWTSMAAWMFAVVSVGPLWAQSGPIIPGYQQFHSQSADAAGGEILWSELNCVACHQQSDAKLGNLTAKAAPDLSLVGNRVRPEYLLEYLKDPHQLKQGATMPDVLGSLPQAERTDAIENLAHFLASTGRLQESRKRSREINEGKKLYHEIGCVACHGPREGSPSEAAHLKPLGTLEAKYSVPSLAAFLQDPLKVRASGRMPALRLDMDQATKLAQYLLQDLDVDVPANLQYTYYEGNFSKLPDFSKLKPKETGEAMSFDIGLAKQADNFAFVFEGFLNIAQKGDYTFHLASDDGSRLEIDGKQVVINDGIHPKTRRSGKIKLEPGMHELRVEYFEGGGQAEFDVLMDGPNGMRNAYVSDFVFISDKKSTSEDESDQFQVDPQKVEKGRVQFASLGCANCHSAGDIKPDGSALRGPSLADLDTTQGCLSASPGKAPDYKLTEGQRQSLASAIKRRQEPNVAAWEPEQRVRRHLATFNCYACHQRDAIGGVNADLNSYFHTTQAEMGDEGRIPPTLDGVGAKLTENWMAKVLREGAKDRPYMKTVMPNFGGQNVEQLKDLFASQDTLPEHPPIEIPETEGRIKATGRHMVGDKVFGCIKCHTFAGEKASGVQGIDMTLMTRRLNHDWFLAYVKDPPRFRKGTRMPTAWPNGKSVMRSILSGDADQQIEAIWIYLSDQEKASKPFGVGEQPIELVAWRKAVIYRNFIQGAGSRAIGIGFPEKANIAFDANDLNLALIWQGAFMDASRHWTGRGQGFQGPLGDNVVQLPGGAPFAILDDPSAKWPGESGKEAGYQFLGYRLDEVNNPTFRYRFGEQTISDAIKAEKVNEFPSLVREITVEGPSTEKPLVLRALAGGGIHALEDGWYQIGEGLKLQVIGAKATVRPEQNDLLVEVPSGAQPATFQLKYVW; encoded by the coding sequence ATGATGAGCTTGTTTCGCTGGACTAGCATGGCCGCATGGATGTTCGCGGTCGTCAGTGTCGGTCCTCTTTGGGCGCAGTCGGGTCCCATCATTCCTGGATATCAGCAGTTTCATAGCCAATCGGCCGATGCTGCCGGTGGCGAGATTCTGTGGAGTGAACTGAATTGCGTCGCTTGTCACCAGCAGTCGGATGCGAAGCTCGGCAACCTCACTGCCAAGGCCGCTCCCGATCTATCGCTGGTCGGCAACCGAGTGCGTCCCGAGTATTTGCTTGAGTACCTGAAAGATCCGCACCAGCTTAAACAAGGTGCGACGATGCCAGACGTGCTGGGAAGTCTTCCTCAGGCAGAGCGAACCGACGCAATTGAAAACCTGGCTCATTTCCTGGCTTCCACAGGAAGATTACAGGAGTCGCGAAAGCGTTCCCGCGAGATCAATGAAGGCAAGAAGCTGTACCACGAAATCGGCTGTGTTGCCTGTCATGGCCCTCGTGAAGGAAGCCCCTCTGAGGCGGCTCACTTGAAGCCGCTTGGTACTTTGGAAGCCAAGTACTCGGTTCCGTCGCTGGCAGCATTTCTGCAGGACCCACTCAAGGTTCGTGCCTCGGGCCGCATGCCGGCGCTTCGTCTCGACATGGATCAGGCAACGAAGCTCGCGCAGTACCTGCTACAGGATTTGGACGTCGACGTCCCTGCGAACTTGCAGTACACGTACTACGAAGGAAATTTCAGCAAGCTGCCGGACTTTTCCAAACTAAAGCCGAAAGAGACCGGCGAGGCCATGTCGTTCGATATTGGCCTGGCGAAGCAAGCGGACAATTTTGCTTTCGTGTTTGAAGGATTCCTGAATATTGCACAGAAGGGGGACTACACGTTCCATCTTGCTTCTGACGATGGAAGTCGTTTGGAAATCGACGGCAAGCAGGTCGTCATCAACGATGGTATTCATCCCAAGACCCGCCGCTCGGGCAAAATCAAGCTTGAGCCAGGTATGCACGAATTGCGTGTTGAATACTTCGAGGGAGGTGGTCAGGCCGAATTCGATGTGTTGATGGACGGCCCCAACGGAATGCGCAACGCGTACGTTTCGGATTTTGTTTTTATCAGTGATAAGAAGTCGACGTCGGAAGATGAGTCGGACCAGTTTCAGGTTGATCCACAGAAAGTCGAGAAGGGGCGAGTTCAGTTTGCCTCACTTGGATGTGCTAATTGCCATAGCGCCGGTGATATTAAGCCAGACGGCTCGGCATTACGTGGGCCTAGCTTGGCCGATCTTGATACGACCCAAGGTTGCTTGTCCGCATCGCCTGGAAAAGCTCCTGACTACAAGCTAACCGAAGGGCAACGCCAAAGCCTGGCTTCGGCTATCAAGCGTCGCCAAGAGCCGAATGTTGCTGCCTGGGAGCCAGAGCAGCGTGTTCGTCGTCACCTGGCGACCTTCAACTGCTATGCCTGTCACCAGCGAGATGCAATTGGCGGTGTTAATGCCGATCTGAATTCGTACTTTCATACGACTCAGGCCGAGATGGGAGACGAGGGACGCATTCCGCCTACGCTTGATGGTGTCGGGGCGAAACTCACCGAGAACTGGATGGCCAAGGTATTGCGCGAAGGGGCCAAGGATCGTCCTTACATGAAGACCGTGATGCCGAACTTCGGTGGTCAAAACGTAGAGCAGTTGAAAGACCTCTTTGCAAGCCAAGATACGCTCCCAGAGCATCCGCCAATTGAAATTCCAGAGACCGAAGGACGTATCAAGGCGACCGGTCGGCACATGGTAGGCGACAAGGTGTTCGGTTGCATCAAATGCCATACCTTCGCCGGCGAGAAGGCCTCGGGCGTTCAAGGGATCGATATGACCCTCATGACGCGGCGGCTGAATCACGACTGGTTCTTAGCCTATGTGAAAGATCCACCGCGATTCCGCAAAGGAACCCGCATGCCGACCGCGTGGCCCAATGGTAAATCGGTCATGCGAAGTATCCTCAGTGGTGACGCCGATCAACAGATCGAGGCGATCTGGATTTATCTGAGTGATCAGGAAAAAGCGTCCAAGCCATTTGGTGTTGGCGAGCAGCCGATCGAATTGGTGGCTTGGCGAAAGGCCGTCATCTATCGCAATTTCATTCAGGGTGCCGGCAGCCGGGCAATTGGCATTGGTTTCCCCGAGAAGGCTAACATTGCGTTTGATGCTAATGATTTGAACTTGGCCCTCATCTGGCAGGGTGCGTTCATGGACGCATCGCGTCATTGGACTGGTCGCGGTCAAGGGTTCCAGGGTCCACTCGGCGATAACGTCGTTCAGCTTCCAGGCGGAGCTCCGTTCGCCATCCTGGACGACCCGTCCGCCAAATGGCCGGGTGAAAGCGGAAAAGAAGCGGGTTATCAGTTCCTGGGTTACCGGCTTGATGAAGTTAACAATCCGACATTCCGCTATCGTTTCGGGGAACAAACCATTTCGGACGCGATCAAAGCCGAAAAGGTGAATGAGTTCCCATCCCTGGTTCGTGAGATCACGGTTGAAGGACCATCCACCGAAAAGCCATTGGTACTGCGAGCCTTAGCTGGCGGCGGAATTCATGCACTGGAAGATGGCTGGTATCAGATTGGGGAAGGTCTCAAGCTCCAAGTTATCGGAGCCAAAGCGACCGTTCGACCAGAGCAGAATGACCTGCTGGTCGAGGTTCCCAGCGGTGCTCAACCGGCGACCTTCCAACTGAAGTACGTTTGGTAA
- a CDS encoding ATP-binding protein — protein sequence MTDPGTGIPTARSSANRLTILYVLALSAVALLTIWGQFLVQRSLEQQLSDSTVINIAGRQRMLSQKITKLALQIHTSDNPYQKAEARKDLRESLELWETCHQGLQRGNEELGLPGKNSDTVTELYAELEPSFQAIRQAAATILSAKAEEQDDQDITPSLDIILANEKDFLAGMDQIVYSYDQEAESRVASLKQVERGLLLITLIVLLFEGLFIFRPAVSQIQRMVTSLRENAHALETARDSAEAANQEKTRFLAKMSHELRTPMNAILGLSEVLLRGRLVDNQKNLLNTIHDSAQSLMGLLTDLLDMSKLEVNSDFKLRQDPLNPKQTLAKVVEMFTHQAKQRGLELRLTVSDDLDLWVLGDENRLRQVLVNLIQNALKFTTEGKVLVEADVQRHHAHEVLVNLTVTDTGPGISLEDQKSIFEPFKQAERDRDKHGGAGLGLSIAYRLVEAMNGRMRVVSQLGSGTTFILEVPFQKSFNEIEMTDQWRHDKSAPAEVMLSLSKANVLVVEDVEANRLVVGSMLDELAVPHRFAVSIADGFDKLDEKWPEIILLDLELPDGSGFDFFQKLIERCLASDRPRPTVIALTAHATDEFREKTEAAGMDGFLTKPVTLEGLRSVLQLVMPGDVPEEDPEVSTTVEPRPEEVVDHDPLASYPEELRTKLMLVYCEHYQQQFAELIAAKESGDPKQFAFAAHKLLGMAANFGVTSAVKTLRELDDDQVDLTDPSLPATLESLREELDALADRAQKKTTH from the coding sequence ATGACCGATCCGGGAACAGGCATTCCCACCGCAAGGTCCTCTGCCAATCGGTTGACCATTCTGTATGTGCTCGCGCTGAGTGCTGTGGCCCTGCTTACAATCTGGGGACAGTTTCTCGTTCAGCGAAGCTTAGAACAGCAACTCAGTGACTCGACCGTGATCAACATCGCTGGCCGTCAGCGTATGTTGAGCCAAAAGATAACCAAGCTGGCGTTGCAAATTCACACCAGCGACAACCCTTACCAAAAAGCGGAGGCCCGAAAAGATCTTCGTGAGTCTCTTGAGCTGTGGGAGACCTGCCACCAAGGGCTTCAGAGGGGCAACGAAGAACTCGGGTTGCCAGGCAAAAACAGCGATACGGTTACCGAGTTATACGCCGAGTTAGAACCAAGTTTTCAAGCGATTCGTCAGGCAGCGGCAACCATTCTTTCTGCCAAAGCCGAGGAACAAGACGATCAGGACATTACCCCTTCGCTCGATATCATTCTGGCCAACGAGAAAGACTTTCTGGCGGGAATGGATCAGATCGTCTACTCGTACGATCAAGAGGCCGAGAGTCGCGTCGCAAGTTTGAAGCAGGTAGAACGAGGACTGTTACTGATAACCCTGATCGTGCTCTTGTTCGAAGGACTCTTTATCTTTCGACCAGCCGTCAGCCAGATTCAGCGGATGGTTACGAGCCTGCGTGAGAATGCCCACGCTCTGGAAACTGCCAGGGATTCTGCGGAGGCAGCCAATCAGGAAAAGACGCGCTTCTTGGCGAAGATGAGTCACGAACTGCGGACTCCGATGAATGCCATCCTGGGGTTGTCGGAAGTGCTGCTTCGCGGACGTCTGGTCGACAACCAGAAAAATCTCCTCAACACCATTCATGATTCCGCTCAGTCACTGATGGGGTTACTGACCGATCTTTTGGACATGTCGAAGTTGGAGGTCAATTCAGACTTCAAGCTTAGGCAAGATCCGCTAAATCCCAAGCAGACTTTGGCAAAGGTCGTGGAGATGTTCACGCACCAGGCCAAGCAGCGAGGTCTGGAATTGCGACTGACGGTATCCGATGACCTGGACTTGTGGGTGTTGGGAGACGAAAACCGCCTGCGGCAGGTGCTGGTGAATCTAATTCAGAATGCTTTGAAGTTCACGACCGAAGGCAAAGTGCTTGTCGAGGCCGATGTGCAGCGACACCATGCACACGAAGTATTGGTGAATCTTACGGTGACCGACACCGGTCCGGGCATCTCGCTTGAAGATCAGAAATCGATCTTTGAACCATTTAAGCAAGCCGAACGTGATCGTGATAAGCACGGCGGAGCCGGTCTTGGGCTGAGCATCGCCTACCGCCTGGTAGAAGCGATGAACGGTCGGATGCGAGTGGTTAGCCAACTTGGTTCCGGCACGACGTTCATCCTGGAAGTACCATTCCAGAAGTCATTCAACGAAATCGAAATGACCGATCAGTGGCGTCATGATAAGTCTGCCCCGGCGGAAGTCATGTTGTCGCTCTCGAAAGCCAACGTGTTGGTAGTCGAAGACGTTGAGGCGAACCGCCTTGTCGTGGGATCCATGCTCGACGAGCTGGCGGTACCCCATCGATTTGCCGTTTCGATTGCCGATGGGTTTGATAAGCTCGACGAGAAGTGGCCTGAGATCATTTTGCTCGACCTGGAATTGCCCGATGGCAGTGGTTTCGACTTCTTCCAAAAGTTGATCGAACGATGCCTCGCATCGGATCGGCCTCGCCCCACCGTGATTGCTTTGACGGCCCATGCGACGGACGAATTTCGTGAGAAAACAGAAGCCGCTGGCATGGACGGTTTCCTGACCAAGCCGGTAACGCTGGAGGGGCTTCGATCCGTTCTGCAGTTAGTGATGCCGGGCGACGTACCTGAAGAAGACCCGGAAGTCAGCACGACGGTTGAACCGCGGCCAGAGGAAGTAGTGGACCACGATCCTCTCGCTTCTTATCCCGAGGAGCTTCGCACGAAATTGATGCTCGTCTACTGCGAGCACTACCAGCAGCAATTTGCCGAACTGATTGCTGCGAAAGAGTCGGGCGATCCTAAGCAGTTTGCCTTTGCGGCCCACAAGCTTTTGGGCATGGCCGCCAATTTTGGAGTGACCTCTGCCGTCAAAACGCTACGCGAGTTAGATGACGATCAGGTCGACCTTACAGACCCATCGCTGCCAGCAACTTTAGAGTCGCTTCGCGAGGAACTCGACGCGTTGGCAGATCGCGCTCAGAAAAAGACAACTCACTAA
- the murB gene encoding UDP-N-acetylmuramate dehydrogenase: protein MEFTAGFEHFVRTDEALAPYTWLKLGGSAEYFAEPTTLDELAALVKRCRESEIPARVLGGGANLLVHDEGVPGLVILLSHPTFSGITIDGNRMTAGGGTKLSHAVSTAVGGGLAGLEALAGIPGTIGGALHGNAGANGVDVGQCVVEATVMTRSGEVQTRTAQDLQFTYRQSSLDELVILSAVFELEPADSQELTRRMQKFWIVQKATQPGGADNVGYLFFDPPGLSASSLIEQSGLKGTKVGGAEICAEHANFVIAGEDATTNDVIRLAELVQSRVKEVTGMDLKCQLTIW, encoded by the coding sequence ATGGAATTCACCGCTGGCTTTGAGCACTTCGTTCGCACGGATGAGGCGTTAGCTCCCTACACTTGGCTGAAACTGGGTGGCAGCGCCGAATATTTCGCAGAACCCACGACCCTTGACGAGTTGGCTGCCCTTGTTAAACGTTGTCGCGAGAGCGAGATTCCCGCACGGGTCCTGGGCGGCGGAGCGAACCTGTTGGTCCACGATGAAGGGGTGCCTGGTCTGGTGATTCTGCTCAGCCACCCAACTTTCAGCGGAATCACGATTGACGGCAATCGCATGACGGCCGGCGGTGGTACCAAACTATCGCATGCCGTAAGTACCGCTGTGGGCGGGGGATTGGCAGGCCTGGAAGCCCTGGCCGGAATCCCTGGCACCATCGGCGGGGCGCTGCATGGCAATGCCGGCGCGAACGGCGTGGATGTCGGGCAATGCGTCGTGGAAGCCACCGTCATGACGAGATCGGGCGAAGTTCAGACGCGAACCGCCCAGGATCTGCAATTCACTTACCGACAAAGCAGCCTCGATGAACTTGTCATCCTGAGTGCCGTTTTCGAGTTGGAACCGGCTGACTCGCAAGAGCTGACGCGCCGGATGCAAAAATTCTGGATCGTCCAGAAGGCAACCCAGCCAGGTGGCGCGGATAACGTCGGATACTTGTTTTTTGACCCGCCAGGCCTTTCGGCAAGTTCGTTGATTGAGCAATCAGGCCTCAAAGGCACAAAAGTTGGTGGAGCCGAGATTTGCGCAGAACACGCCAACTTCGTCATTGCAGGTGAAGACGCAACCACCAACGATGTCATTCGACTGGCCGAATTGGTACAAAGCCGAGTGAAAGAGGTTACTGGCATGGATCTTAAGTGCCAGCTGACCATTTGGTAG
- a CDS encoding carbon storage regulator translates to MLVLSRRVGEKIEIGNGITVTVLRVTGKTVRIGIEAPDCVSIRRSEITLDQRWPTPPMMPTSDTEMFNSSDTGRTV, encoded by the coding sequence ATGTTAGTTCTAAGCCGCCGAGTCGGTGAGAAGATCGAAATCGGCAACGGAATCACCGTGACCGTGCTAAGAGTCACCGGTAAGACAGTAAGAATCGGGATTGAAGCACCGGATTGTGTTTCAATACGTCGCTCAGAAATCACGCTGGATCAGCGTTGGCCAACTCCCCCTATGATGCCGACATCGGACACCGAAATGTTCAATTCGTCAGATACAGGGAGAACCGTGTAG
- a CDS encoding cell division protein FtsQ/DivIB → MGRSTQTPSGLLGLGTPAGRQLLLCVVIVAAFLLLMIAGWNHYAEQFAAREEFLLSPREIVISPPPGWIQSDVLIDSVEQADLPDQLDLRDRELTNKVAAAISAHAWVRSVHKVVKQYPAKVLVEVEYRRPVAMVEVEFVDEGAVRRGLIPVDVEGTVLPPGDFSRIQANDRYPRIQIDLKRPMVEAGMKWDNPRVAEAALIAAELLPHWSDLKLNRIILKEDSGQHYELELTDQTRIIWGSPPGKELPQETIAKHKVQVMLQKAAESALSSHEAQPSLDLRTAGRAVTGLNPLHR, encoded by the coding sequence TTGGGTCGCAGCACTCAAACCCCGTCGGGTTTGCTGGGCTTGGGTACACCAGCCGGGCGACAGCTATTGCTGTGCGTCGTCATCGTTGCAGCATTCTTGCTGTTGATGATCGCCGGATGGAATCATTACGCGGAACAGTTCGCCGCTCGCGAGGAATTCCTGCTTTCACCGCGCGAGATCGTTATCAGCCCGCCGCCAGGGTGGATTCAATCGGACGTCTTGATCGATTCGGTGGAACAGGCCGATCTTCCTGATCAACTCGATCTACGCGACCGGGAACTGACCAATAAGGTCGCAGCAGCAATCTCAGCACACGCCTGGGTTCGCAGCGTCCACAAAGTCGTGAAGCAATACCCGGCGAAAGTCCTTGTCGAAGTCGAATACCGCCGACCGGTTGCGATGGTCGAAGTAGAATTCGTTGATGAAGGTGCCGTTCGCCGGGGACTGATTCCGGTCGACGTTGAAGGAACGGTCCTTCCGCCCGGCGACTTCTCACGAATCCAAGCCAACGATCGCTATCCACGAATTCAGATTGATCTCAAGCGACCGATGGTCGAGGCCGGCATGAAGTGGGACAACCCACGCGTTGCCGAAGCGGCACTGATTGCGGCCGAACTGCTCCCGCACTGGAGCGACCTCAAGCTGAATCGAATCATCTTAAAGGAAGATTCAGGACAGCACTACGAACTGGAACTTACAGATCAAACACGGATCATCTGGGGAAGTCCGCCTGGCAAAGAGTTGCCACAAGAGACGATCGCCAAACACAAAGTCCAGGTCATGCTACAGAAAGCGGCGGAATCGGCTCTTTCAAGTCACGAAGCACAGCCATCGCTCGACCTGCGAACTGCCGGCCGAGCGGTAACCGGGCTGAATCCGTTGCACCGATAG